The DNA region GGTGAGCTCCAGAGAAAATATCTTTTGTTCTTATGGGTAACACAAAGAATGAAGGGTCTATCAACATACCACCTGTTTTAGATGGAACcaattatgattattggaaagTTAAGATGGTTGCCTTTCTTAAATCCATAAACATCAAAACTTGGAAGGCTATTATTAAAGGTTGGAAACATCCTGTGAATTTTCTCAAGATGATTCTTCAAGCTTAAAACCAGAAGCTGAATGGACTGATGAAAAAAATAATGAAGTTCTTAGAGACTCCAAGGCTTTGAATGTTGTTTTCAATGGTGTTGACAAGAACATGTTTAGATTGATCAACATATGTACTAAAGCCAACGATGCTTGGGAGATTCTCGAAATTGCTCATGAAGGTACATCAAAGGTTAGGATGTCAAGATTGCAACTCCCCGCTATAAATTATGAGAATCTGATAATAATCCATATCTGATTTTATCATCAGACTACATGATATTCCCAAATCTTCTTTTCCCTTAGCAGAGAAGATGTCTGAAGTAAAGTTGGCCAAAAAAATCCTAAGATCTCTTCCTAAGAAGTTTGATATGAAGGTTAGAGCTATTGAAGAAGCCCAAGACATTGGTAGTATCAAAGTTGATGAACTCGTTGGTTCTTTACAAACCCTTGAGTTAGCCTTGAATGACATATCTAAAAAGAAGAACAAAAACATAACTTTTTGGTCCAATACTGAAAAAGATGAAGATCAAGGTGAAAAAAGATTGTCAAAGGCTATAGCTCTTATTGGAATAAAGTTTAACAACTCTTAGAAGAAACTTGACAGAAAATTGAGGACAAATGTCCTATACAAAGTGCCAGACATTAGTCTCATGTACAAGAGAAAAAAGGACTACAAATCTAACAAAGCCAAAGGAGCAAAATGTTATGAATGGGCAGGATTTGGTCACATTAAAACGGAGTGTCCTACTTTTCTAAAGAAGCAGTAAAAGAGAATTTTAAAAACTTTGTCTGATTCTGATGATGAAAATGAAGGAGAAATATCTAATAAAGTAATATCCTTCAGTGGAAAATATGACTATTGTAGTGAGTCTGGTGGTGAAGATATCTCAGTGGAAGAGCTTATTGAAACTTATAGAGAGTTGGTCACTGAATGGAAAGAATATTGCATGAGAGAAGAGGAACAAAAGAAGACCATAAGTGCTCTACTCATGGGAAAGGAGAAGCTTGGCTTAACCATTGTAGATCTATCGACGACATAATGAAGATATTGAAACGTCCATAATTATCTAGTAGTGTCTAGGTTTTCTTATTTATCACCTTTTTTAAAGTTATGTTTAAGTTATGTTTAAGTTATGTAATCGTTTATCAAATGCTAGTTGATGTTGATGTAGCATGAATGAAAGATCAAAAATATTATCTAATAAAAAAGTTTCAGATGAAGATGTCTGAGTAATATACAAATAATacaaataatacataaaatataAAAGATGTCTAAATAGGCCCCCTACGGACTATGTGTGCAGCCCGAGCTAATTCAGTATAAATCTCGCCATCTAGGTTCACCAAACCCATGAGGTTATCCATAATAACTGCAATCATCTGGAGGCGTTGTTGGTCATCAACATCAGCTGTAGGAGGTGGCGGCGACACATCATCAACAGGTACCCCAACATCAAAAGGCATAACATCACATGTATCCTCGACAAATGGAATGACACGAGGGTGTGATATAGTGAGGTACCACTCTAAGTAACCATTCTCACACTATGATGGGCGTTGAACCCTAATTGCTCGATCTCTAGTGGCACGGCCGAAGTTGATGAAGTTACTCTAAAACCACAAATCAATGCCCGCAGATGGTATATCTGGAACTGGTCGTGGGATACTCTGAACATAACCATACTATCGCAGACACCTCTCAGGCAAGTTTGTAGCAACCATGGTCTCCCTCCACATATAACCTGAATATAATGAAGACTTTTCGAACTCACAGTGGACTCTTGGATCAGTGTATTGTGTCCATATGACATCATCTACAGTTAGTGCATCGAGCCTCCTCCGGTACTCAGCAACACCACCCGGATGTGACTTCCTCCCCTTCCATCTCCTCGCTTGTGGGGCCATATTGTGGAATGTTGCACCCTCCTGTCACAGATGGAGAGGAATTGCTCGTATATCCAACACTGATATCAAAACACAGACAtgataataataaataataaatgtTATTTGTAACAATTAAATAAGAAATAAGTAACAAATAATAAGTGATATCGTACCTATAACAAACTCAAATAACCAACAAGTTGTCTGGTCTCAAATATTGTCGCCACTTCAAATGTTATATACAAGATAGTCAATGCAACAACCTCATTAGCAACCTCTCTAACAACATATTCAACAACAACCTCATCTCCCACATCATCCGCCACCTCATATCTAGGCTACTATACTGATTGCACATGTTAGTGTCGAGTGCTACGGGGTGCGTGTAACTGCTCAGCCAACCGTTTCTGATGTGAACCGGTTGGAACAACTCGTCCAACCCGTATTCGTGAAGACTCGGTCTCAACAACCCTAGTCTGGCCTGTCGCTCTATCGATAGCTCTGCTCGCAATAATGTTGTCCCTACCTCTATATTTTACTGCAAAAGAAGgcaaaattttaaaaatatatagCAACTACCAGAAATTTCTGAATTTCTGATATAAAACAGAGTTTTTATCCATATCggaaatttcagaatttttgatAAAAAACAAAGTGTTTATAACTATCGGAAATTCTGAAATTTCCAGAAAACCAAATGGGATTTTGTACCGGAAATTTTAAAATTTCTGATAAAATTGTTAGAATCAGAAATTTTGGAATTTCAGATACAAAATCCTAGAAATTTGAATATTTATGGTAAAAAACAGATTGTTTAAGAAATTTTCGATAGTTGCTTCAAAATTTTCGGTATCGTCCCAGATTTTTCAAAACTCCGCATGAATCCGGTAAATTTGAGAAATAAATGAAGTGATTTTACAAGAGCAATATTGTTTTTTCATATGCAATGAGAAGTATCGGGTTTAATTAGGGGTCACAGGAAGAAATCTCGTTGCTCACTGATTCCTCATCAGTAGCAGACCCATCATCTTCAAAGCCCATATCAATTTCATTGGTCAAAACACCTATAAAAATAAGAAATAAAGAAAGATGCGTATTTagtaggggtggcaaaatggatggattggatggatatAGATTGGATCGTTAATGAATGGATCAAAACAATCCATTATCCATTAACAATCCactaaaagttttttaaaaatatccaATACAATCCATcaattatcatatttttagtggatggatatccatccatccattttttttcctttaaaatgtttctttgaaatttatttatttttaaaagttttttactttttttttataaaacaatatcagtttttttttttcaaaaaaatatatatttttgtatttttgaaaaaaagaatttaattttttttttatattcgcaaaaaaaaataattaaattttttttttatattcgtaaaaaaaCAATATCAGTTTTCTAATTtaaaaataagatttttttttatttttaaatttttggaaaaaatcgattttttgtattttcaaaaaaaaagattttttttcgaaaaaaaattgatttattttcgaaaaaaaaattattttttattttttataaaaaaaatttaatatttgaaaaaaaatattttttttaaaattagataaaaaaatccattggatcattaaaatgtgttggatggattggatcaatccatgcttataaatggatggattggatcaatccattaatttaattttttatgtaGTGAATGGATTAGATTGattttttgatggatggattgAATGAATTTTCTTTTAATGGATCCAATTGCCACCCCCTAATATTTAGTAGTTATTTTAATTTACTGACCAAGCAGTAACTATTAATTGCATTGACGGTTAGTTAAGACCAAAAAATGAAAAGAATGTAACTATTGCAATGAAATGTCAAAAGGTAAATTATAACTTCTGCATTTATACATTACTATTAATAACTTAAAACCAAACTTTATTAAAAAGTAGTAATTTGTTAAGTAAAAATGGACGATTTTGCTTAAAAAGATAAAAATTGATTACGTAAAAATCAATCAATACAAAACAACTTACTATAAATTTATAAGATGTTATATTTAAAATGATAAATACTACGGCCAACATATTTGACGAATTTATGTATATATTTTAATGAATACATTTATGGTAAGAGGTGTTACACAAAATTAACTTATAGTTACATAAAGAGAAACCGCAATACGTTTTATAATAAAAGGTAGTATTACACAAATAATTAATAATTTACAATAACATTATAGAAAAAGTTACTAACtgaaaaaatgaataaaaaataagACACTTTTATAAATCGAAATGTAAGGAAAAATCCATTTTAAAATACAActatatatatttatataattATTTTGGGCAAAAgtagtatatatatatatatatatatatatatatatatatatatatatatatatatatatatatatatatatatatatatatatatatatatatatatatatatatatattttattttctatttctCAAATGAGTATTTTATAAATTAATATCTATATTATTATTTTAGATCACATATATTTGATCCAAAAACCTTATATATACACCTTCATTCCATCTTATGTTTGATAAATACTCATCTCTTTTTCCtatattattttatttgttaTTACTATAGATTACATATAGTTTTTCTACTCATAGATATAATTAGATGGCTTGTGAGACTAAAACATTGTTGATTTTTTCTCTTATTTTCTTGGCTGCATGCTATATGCAACAATGTGTGTATGGACAATCCCAAGTGCCTTGTCTTTTTATTTTTGGTGACTCTTTATCTGATAGTGGAAACAACAATAATCTTGTTACACTTTCGGAAGTTAATTACAAACCATATGGCATCGACTTTCCAACAGGACCAACAGGAAGGTTTTCTAATGGACTAACATCAATTGACATACTTGGTAACATTCTCAAATCTCTTTTTTTTAGTTAATAGTTAAACTGACactttttgtgtgtgtgtgtgtcaaGTAGCCTAGGAATTTGGCGGATTAAAATCCACACgcatacatatatatatatatatatatatatatatatatatatatatatatatatatgatgtttttgcataattattaattaaattaactTAATCAAAATAAACTCATATTTTAAGTATGAAGATCTCTAATACCGCGTATTCAAACTCACATTCACATGAATCAACCTCTTTGCGCTAATACATGAGTTATAACTACCAGATATATGAAATCTTCAAAAAAATTGTAAGTTCAGTTTTTAAATCCAAAATGTTTATTCAATTCTAACTCATGTGTGAGCATTGCAGCTCAACTTTTGGGATTTAAGGATTTCATTCCCCCCTTTGCAAATACTACGGGCTCAAATATATTGAAAGGTGTTAACTATGCATCTGGATCGGCAGGAATTCGCAACGAGACGGGCAAACATTTGgtataaattaaattaaataaacTTATCTTTTTTTTAATATACATTTAATCCTTAAACATGACTAATTGATTTTTGTTAATctaaaaaaaaaactataaatcAATTGGTCATATATTAAACAAATATATGACATAAAATAATTTGAATAACCTTTATGTATTTTCCTTTTTTCTCTGCATATGCAGTCGATTTTTCCTATATTAATATGTAATATTTCGATGAATATTTTGAATTACTCTAAAAAAAAAATTCTACTCAATGCAGGGTGCTAATGTGGACTTGGAATTACAGTTACAAAATCACAAAACCATAGTTTCCAAAATTGCAATTATGCTTGGTGGTGTTCAACAAGCTTCACAACATTTAAACGAGTGCTTGTATTATGTGAATATAGGCAGCAATGATTATATAAACAATTATTTTCTTCCTCTGTTCTATTACACTAATCGCACCTATAACCCTAATCAGTATGCTCAAGTTCTTATCGACCGATTATCTCGATCTATAAAGGTATTTAATCATGttacattttaaaaaaaatcattacaGAAATTAGTTCATGATTATACTTTATAACCCTTGGTTGAATTGCAGAATTTACATAATGCTGGTGCAAGAAAAATGGTGCTAGTTGGTATAGGAGCAATAGGTTGCACTCCAAATGCCATAGCTACTCATGGATCATGTGTTGAAGAGAAGAATGCTGCAGCATTAATTTTTAGTAGCAAACTTAAATGTCTAGTGGATAGACTCAATAAGAAATTCACTGGTTCTAAATTCATCTTTAGAAACAGTACATCAGACTTTTATTCTAGTTTAAACCGTAAACATTTCACTTAATTTCTTATATTTCTTTTCATGTTGTATATTGATGCTAAAtcctaaaccctaaaccctatACATGATTCTTGATCCTTGTATTTATTTCAGGTTTTAAAGTTTCGAATGCTGCTTGCTGTCGATTGATATTCAATTCGATGTGTGCTCCTAATGAAACTCCGTGTGAGAATAGAGATGAGTATGTGTTTTGGGATGGATTTCATCCGACTTCGGCTGCGAATGAACTTATGGCATTGCGTTCATACAATTCTTCAAATCCACAATTCATATACCCAATGAATGTTCAACAACTTATTCAGTCATGAAAATGTGTTCTTCATGAATAATCACTCACAACAATTGAGAATAATACCTTTGTTACTGGAATTTTTCTTTTTTAGAGGAATTTTATTTGATATTTTGAGAAATATTAGTGATCTATTAAAGTAATAGCAAAAGTGTCTTGGTTTAAGTCAGAGACCAATCATTTTTCTTTAAGTTTGTGTTTCCAAAAATAGTGAAGTCCCTTAAACATTCATATGCCATAATAATGGGATTCCATTAAGCTTTATGAAAGATAATGTTAAAGTATTACTATTATcactaaaaagaaagaaaagcAAATTACAATAGTTTTTTATTACCGCGGTTTAAACCACCGTGATTTCTGAGTCGCGTTTTTGTTCTGTTATAAAAGTATATGTCATCAACATAATCTGTAACGGTTTGAAAAAACCGTCACTCCAACTGTCATTATTATTTACGTCTATTAATAAATTGTCTATAGTTATTTGTGACGGTTTTAAATTGTCGCAAATTTTATTTGATATTTCATTTTCAATGATTATTACGGCTGTTTTAAAACCAACTAAAAAGATTTATAACGTGgttaaattaattaatttaaaaaataaaataaaaaatctgATGTAACTATAACATTAATTAATGTTTTCTAACGCGTGAGTACTGCTGCTAAACCTGTCTATAGCAGCCACTCATTAAAAAAAAATCCAATTATTCGCTACTAAATTAGCTTCTTAAATCCTTTTCAAACAAAACACTACTATCAATTCAAAATAACACAGATCTGATATGAACAATATCAATTATCATCTCATTTTTATTACAGGAAAAAGAAGAAACTTCATGTTCACCTGCAACATGTTACTTTCTAAGTCAATCACGTTAGGAAAAATCTATGTTTTAGGGTTCATCTCATTATAACTAGTCTGGTAGGTTGAGCAACAGTACATAGATGCCTCTTAAATTTCCCTGCAGACACCATGTTCTCCAATTTCAATGACAAAAAAAGTGGAAATATTTGATGAGGTAGGATTAGGGCTGGAATGAAGAGAAGCTGCAAATAAAGTGGGAATATAGTTTAGTCATTAAGAACTTACACAATATTGCTCACAAGAAGCATGCATCGTTTCTGGTAAGAACCACATTGGTCAACAAGATCAACAAACACTTCCTCCTTCGAACCCTGACATATTTTGTCCAGAATGTTAATAAACAACAACTTAAAGAAACAGATTTATACTAAACAAAAACATTGAATATCAAAGTAAGGAAAAGCATCAAGTTTTTAATATCTATCAATATCTAACTAAACTAACGATTCTGCCGAGCCAACATAGAAAAAAGGCATAATTCTTAAACTCTTATCTAGAAACTTTCCAATCTCACATAAACAACATATTTTCATTTTGCGAAAATGGGATAAATCCCATATCCAAAATTCAACGCACAATCCATCGACCGTTAATGTACAAGATgaaatggatgaagatggaagaCGAGAGAGAAGAAAGAATAACAAATTTCCACTACTCTACTAAAACTGTTATAAACAGATAATGGTTACACACAGTACTCTACAATACTCGGTGGATACAACTGTTGACAACTACAATaatatatatacacaaataataatgCCATGTAGGCAATAATGTTAACCTACGCTAACTAGGTTAAACTTAACAAAACTAATACTACACTACtgaatatgaattacttctaaaacaatcccttaattcatattcagtTAATCAAAATTAATCAAGATTATCAACATCAATTCCATCTCTCAAATGAAGAAATTGATTAACCTTGATCGCTTTCGTCAGAATATCTACCGGCTATTTCTGAGTACTACAATGCATAACTTCTAACATTCCATTCTGAACCTGACTTTCTCAGAAAATGATATTTAGTCTCAATATGCTTACTTTTCTCATGCATCACTGGATTATTGGCAAGATTGATTGCGGACTTGTTATCAATCATTAGGTTCAGAAGCTTATTtaccttgatcttcagatcctaCAGTAAATTCAGAAGTCAAATAACTTGGCATACAACCACAACACCTGCAATATATTCTgcttcacaggttgacaaagcaacaactatttgcttcttggaacaccaaaAAATAGGACTTTTCAGATACTTAAGCAAATATCTTAAAGTACTTCTTatgtcaactctgtctccacaccaatcagagtTTGAGTAACACATCATCTATGTATTAATCTTCTCTccagaagggaacaaaactccatacttcatAGTTCACTATATATACCTAGAATTCTTACAGCAACTTGATAATGAGACCACTTCGATTTACTCATGAAACTACTAACCATTCCAACTACATAGCAAATGTTAGGTctggtattacacaaataccATAGAGAGCCAACCAACCGCTTGAAAGTTTTggcatctacatcatcaccttCAGAGTCAGAATTTAATTTGCGATTTGTTTCTGACGGCGTGACATCAGCCTTACAATTCAACGACTTGAATttcttcagaagctcaagttcttctttcataGTCTCCagccacactttcttcttgagagTTTCTTCAATACTAActggttcagagtctactaacataATACACTGAACTACTTCTCCCTCTGTATCTACTTTAGTATCTTGCAACGTGTCAAACTTTATAAATCTTATTGGTATTTGTTTGATTCTTTGTGGCATCTGAACTTGTTAAGAATCTCCTTATGATTCTAAAACAGTATCAGATGCTTGACCACCCTTAGAAGTTGGACCACCTTCAGAGGCTCCACCTTCAAAGGCTCTTCCATAAGAAGCTCCACCTCCAGAAGCTCTATCTCCATACATTGGATTACCTCTAGATTCTAGATCATCATcagaatttggatcaaaattagATTCTCCTTCAGAATCAGACTCGCCTTAAGAGTCTTCTTAATCTTCAAAGTCACCTTCAAACTCTGACtcatcttcaggttcagagtcatcTTCTGAGTCTGACTTATCTTCAGAACCCTCAGATTCTGACTCTTCTCCAGAACCTTCAAATTCTTTCTCATCTTCTGATTTTGACTCATATTTAGAATCAGACTCGACTTTAGATTCAGATTCATCAGAAATTGTCAATCGCACAGGTTCATCATCATTAGATTCATAAGCCATCAATAACACAATTCATCATCAGAATATCTTCTGGCTATGTTTGCTTCTTCTGacttcctttccttgtttgaccaacagtccTTAGCAAAGTGGCCAAACCTATTACAATAGTAGCATTGAACCATTCTCTTGTCAAGTTTCTCCCTCCCTTATGATGTTTCTTTTCATCAGAATTTGAGGCTTCTGACTCACGAGACCTACCATGTCTTTTCTTAGCCTCTGACCAAGATTGCGTCTGGTCCCTCTTGACAAAAGAAGATTTCAGAGCCTATTCTACCTCTCTCTCACACATGTTTTTTCAGTAAGACGCAACTCTTGCGCCTCTAGACTGCTTTGTAGCTCTTCTATTCTCATGGTGCTAAGATCTTTAGAATGTTTAATTGCTACAACGATGTAATCAAAttgaggagtaagagatctaagtaccttTTCAATGATACTTTCTTCAGAGAGGGTTTCTCCACACGACCTCGTCTCATTTGTAATCATAATTACTTTGGAGATATAGTCAGGTAccttctcattattcttcatgttgagattctcatactgcttacaTAAAGATTGAAGCTTTACCTTATTCACTTATGCATCACCGCCGTAGAACCGTATCAATGTGTCCCACGCGGCCTTCGCCGCCATTGAATCAACGATTTTCTCAAACATGTTCACAtccacacattgatggatgtatAACAACGTCTTATGATCCTTCTTCCCCAGATCACATTGAGATTTTCTCTGTGCATCAGTTGCATTTTCAGCAACCAGAATGTAACTGTCTTTGATGAGATCAAGAACATTTTGatcgtcaaacaacacacacatctgaaacatccaacgattccagttcTTCCCATCGAACACTGGAAATTTGGTATTCAAGCTACCATTTTCGCTCATCTTTAACCTTGTATAAAACTTAGATCTCACAAAACACCAATGTTTTCCAATCTCACAAAATCAAGAAATATGATTTTGTTACGATTCCAATCAAAATTTTAACACGAACTTAAGAAACAAATCAATCATACAACGCCTCAccgttcactcgtgtttccctgTGGATCTGAACTGGAACTCTAGATAtcaattgttggtgcacaagatgaagaaga from Lathyrus oleraceus cultivar Zhongwan6 chromosome 1, CAAS_Psat_ZW6_1.0, whole genome shotgun sequence includes:
- the LOC127080200 gene encoding GDSL esterase/lipase At1g29670; this translates as MACETKTLLIFSLIFLAACYMQQCVYGQSQVPCLFIFGDSLSDSGNNNNLVTLSEVNYKPYGIDFPTGPTGRFSNGLTSIDILGNILKSLFFTQLLGFKDFIPPFANTTGSNILKGVNYASGSAGIRNETGKHLGANVDLELQLQNHKTIVSKIAIMLGGVQQASQHLNECLYYVNIGSNDYINNYFLPLFYYTNRTYNPNQYAQVLIDRLSRSIKNLHNAGARKMVLVGIGAIGCTPNAIATHGSCVEEKNAAALIFSSKLKCLVDRLNKKFTGSKFIFRNSTSDFYSSLNRFKVSNAACCRLIFNSMCAPNETPCENRDEYVFWDGFHPTSAANELMALRSYNSSNPQFIYPMNVQQLIQS